GGGCACCATTGAAATCATCTGGACAAGGATGGTGCTGCTGATGACGCCCGCAAAATGCATAAAGCAGCCGGCTGCCAGAAGCAGGCCTCCGTGAAGCAGGGCGGGTTCGGGTCGAATCTGGCGGAGCTCGTGTCTTTTAAGCCAGACCAGGTAAAGGCTCACCCCGAGGATAAGCGGCCCGTGCGAGCCGTCAGGCGTGCTCCAGTCTTTTACCATGTGCGCAATGGCCGAATGGTACAAAAGCGCAAATGCGGCCGCAAATGCAGCGAAAAAAACAGCATGCCGCAAATATACGGGAAAGTATAGGGAAATTCGACTGGCCGTCATGATCTCCGATTCTTTAAAACAAGGCTGGGCGCACTCCGTCCCTTTCGGGGGCAGCGCAGCTTTTTGCCGCCGGTCCCTACAGGGTTTTAACTAGTGCCTGAACGAAAACCGTCTTTTGCGCCAATCTCTGCGTCCGGCTCAAATTTTAATCCTCAAAATACGTCGAGTATTCCTGCGGTTAAAATTTTCACCGTCCTTGACCTTGACGAAAAATCCTGGTTTTCGTTCGGGCACTAACTATTCAGATCAGGCCGAAAATGCCGCTTGCGGCAAAGTCGTTTATGGATTTCCCCTGCTGTTTTTGGAAGGCAGGGGAATGAAATCAAAATCAGAAAGCAGGCGCTCAAAGCGCTCCCTGGTTTTGCCCAGGTTGTTGTAATGCCGGAAACGGGACAGCAGCCGGGCGTTTTTAAACCTGGGTTGGCCCGGGTCAAGCTCCCACGGATGAATATAGAAAACAAACGGCTGGTTTTCCTGCCGGTTGATTCTTTTAAGCGCGGTTTTTGTAAACCAGTAGGGAAACAGCCGGAAATATCCGCCCCCTGAAACCGGAATCCGGCGGCCGAAAATCACCGCAGTGGAAAGGGGGAATTCCTCTATGCCCTTTTGGGGCAGTTCGTATCTGAAGCGTGGGGCATCCGGGATTCCGTACATGTCGTGGACGATAGGGAAAATGCTTGAATCCGCTGTAAAGCCTTCTTCTTTCAAAATGTCTATGGCCCACATGGATTTGGCGGTAATGGAATAACTGGGGGCCCTGTAGGCCGTGATGTTTCTGCCGGAAAGATTTTCCAGCACCTGCCTGGCCCTGCGGGTATCCGCCCTGAAAGCTTCCGGGGCCATCTCGTATACTTTGCGGTGCCAGTAGCTGTGGCACCCTATTTCATGGCCGTGTGCGGCAATGGCCCGGACAATGCCGGGGTGCTTTTCCGCGGTCCAACCCACGATAAAGAAGGTGGCCTTAACGCCGTGTTTGTCCAGGGTCTGCAGAAGCCTTTCCACCGGAGCGGATACGCGCTGCTCCATGGAGTCCCAGTTATCCGGGGAAACAATGTCTGCAAAGGCCGCCACCTGGAAATAGTCTTCAACATCTATGGTAAGGAAATTTTTCATATGACCGTTTCAGGTTAAAGCAACAGTCGTGCCGTTAATGAAGACTTCCGCAGGCCTACATAAGGTATAGATTGACCCGGACAGGTGACATATAACATGTTTATGGGATTTATGCACTCGGTTTTATGGAAAAAAAATCGTTCTGCAGCTTCCTGCAGAACGATTTTTTTGAATTACAATATAACTTGATAACTTGTATATTAGCTTTTGTTGAATTTCCTGCGCCTGGCAAAACCGGCAAGGCCTGCAAGGCCGGCACCAAAAAGAAGCAGGGTAGCGGGTTCGGGCACCCGGGTAAACCCATCAAGCCCAAAACCGTCATTGGTATGGTCATTGGTTGACCATGTTATGGTTGAAATGTTGTCAAGCCCGGCGTCAATCCCAACAAACCACAGAGATGCATTATCCTGGCCCGGACCAATGGTTTTAGTAACACCATCAGCAGATGTGGAGGTAAATGCCCCGACATCGCCAGGATCAGTCATGTAGAAATACAGGGCCCTATAACCACTATCCAAGGCGAGCTTGATTTCTGTGATATCTGCTGAATCAAGATACCCTTCACCACCCGATTCGGGTGTGGTGTTGAAACGGCCGTCTGCGTCATAATTACGGATTTCGAAAAACGGCTCGTTAGAATTTTCCACTTTCACATTGTATGATGTGTTTCCGGTTCCGGGCAGGGTGTTTTCCGTGATGCTAAAAGTACCGATATTGGTACCAAGGCTTTGGTACCAGCCAGGGGTTGCACCCTCAAAGTCTTCTACGACTTTGGAGCTGCCATAATTGCTTAACCAATCAGTGATAGCAGTGTCATCAACACCCACCTGATAGGCGTCAATACTCAATGCCAGCGCACTTTGCGGCAGAGCTAAGAAGAGCAGCAACGAGAAAGATAAAATAATTTTACTGACTTTGATCTGTTTCATAATTCTTCTCCTTTATTTGTCGTTTAATGTCAGGCAAGCACAAGTATCAGTTTTATACCTTTGAAGCAGCCAGCTTCTCCTGACTTTTTTGGATACAGATATTGCAAGGCTTGTGCCATATAGACGGAATTTGTTCATCCCTCACAAATACGGCTTTTAAGAGCCGCTTCCCGGGTGCAGCAGAAGTCGCTAACCGGAATTTTCAGGGATTGTTCCGGGAACCCGGAACAACAAAGTGGCCCGGAAGACCCGCAGATGCACAGAAAGGGCAGAAAAAAACAATTCCGGAAATCCGGAATGAATTATCCGGAATTCCGGAAGAATTTGCAGAAAAAAACAGAAGGGAGGGATTACTTTTCCAGCTCCAGGGCAAGGGCTGCCCCGCTGAAATGGTCCTTAAAGGTCAGTCCGGCCTCAAATCGGCGGGAGTTGTTCGGGTAGGGCCTGTGCCAGCTCAGCTCGGCCACGCCCTGCAGGCCGGGAATGAGAAAATCCTCGCCAAAATCGAAAAGAACAAAGCTGTCCCGGGGGATTGCTTTTTCGGTAATAATGCGCATGCCGCCCCGGCTGTAATCCACGGTGGTGGCTTTTTCCTCAAACGCTCCTGTAACAATGCCAAGATCATCGCAGCTTCGAAGCCGAACTTGCCGGCGGCCGGCAATGCGGGCAAAGCGGCGCCGGCCGGCACCATCGCCAGAGGATGGGTCTGATTCGTTTTCCTGGAAAAAGCAATAGTTTTCATATGTGGTGCATTTTTTGTAGTGCGGGGTCAGGCAGAAAGTCAGCACGTGAGCCCTGGGCGGCAGGTAGATCCCATCCGTATGCAGCCCGCAGGCCTGCATATTGTGCAGGAAATGAGGACAGCCTGCGTGCGGACCGTTTTCGGATGTGTCATCCATTATATTTTCCAATCTCATAAAGGCTCAGATAAGCAGGAGCAAAATTTTAATATTGTTTCCTGCAAATAACAGGCCATTAATCCTTTAGAAGCTGTTTGGGTGTCAGGTTGTAGAGCTTTAATTTATCGTATAGCGTGGTTTTGGAAACACCGAGCTGCCGGGCCACTTCGTCCATTTTCCCGTCGTGCTCCTTAACAGCGCCTGCAATGACTTCAGCCTCAAAGAGCCTGACGCTTTCCTTTAGCGATCTGCTGGTGAAAGGGGTTGACTCCGGAGTACTGCTGCTGCCGCCCGCCTTGCCCGGGCTGCCGTTTAAACCGATGCCCAGGTGCCCGGGGGTGATCATGCCGTTTTTGGACATGAGCACGGCGCGCTGGATGACGTTTTCCAGTTCGCGCACGTTGCCGGGCCAGTCATAGGCAAGAAGCGTCTCAACCACACTGTTTGGCAGGTAGGTGACCTCCTTTTTAAAGCGTTCCCGGTATTTTACCAAAAAGTTGGTGGCCAGCAGTACGATATCCTCCTTGCGCTCCCGCAAAGGGACCTGGCGGAGGTTGATCACGTTTAAACGGTAATAGAGATCTTCCCTGAATCGGCCGGCTTTAACCTCTGCTGCAAGATCGGAGTTGGTGGCGGCAATCACCCGGACCTCCACGGAAATGCTGTGGTTTGATCCCACGCGGATTACTTCGCCGTCCTGAAGCACCCGCAAAAGGGCCGTCTGCATCCTGGGGCTGATGGCGCCGATTTCATCCAGAAATATCGTGCCGCCGTCTGCCTCCTCGAACTTGCCCTTGCGGGCGGCATTCGCCCCGGTAAACGCGCCCTTTTCATAACCGAAAAGGTCGCTTTCCAGAAGGGTCTCTGTGACAGCGGCGCAATTAAACTTCAGATAGGGCTTATCAGCCCTGTCAGAGTGCTTGTACAGCAGGTCGGCCACCAGTTCCTTGCCGGTTCCGGACTCGCCTGTTATCAGAATCGTGGCACTGGATGCCGCCACCTGGTAGATCATCTCCCTTAGCTCGCGTATGGGCTTGCTGTCCCCAAGCATTTGACTGTCAGAGGAGGTGAGTCTTTCGGTTTCTTTTTTCAGGTGATTGAGTTCGTGGGACAGTTGCTCGCGTTCTTTTTCACTTTCACGCAGGATGGCGATTTTTTCTTTCAGGACCTGCTCGATATTTTTGCTGTATTTTTCCAGTTCCAGCTTTTGCTTTTTCTTCTGGGTGATATCGCGCAGGATGAGCAGAAAGAGCCGGTCCTGGCGGTAGCCTTGAAACGGGATATGGACATATTCCACGTAAAAATCATCATTTAGCTTTCTTTCAGAGACCTGACCGTGATTTTTTTCAGTGTCCCTGCAGCCAAGCGGGCATAAATCCAGATCGCAGGGGGTGCCAGAACCGCTTATCACCTGATGGCAGCTGCTGCCGTCTTTTTTGCCAAACCTTTTAATCGCAGCATGATTCATATGCTCTATTATAAAATCATCCTTTATAATAAAAAGCATATCCGGCAACAGGTCAAATAAGGCCCGGTTGTTATGCGCCAGCCGCAATACTTCCTTTTGCGGATCTGAAAGGGCCTTCTGCATGATAACACTCCGTTATTTCAAAAATGATGGACCATCCGCGGCTACCTGGCCCCTTTTTGGAAAAGCACCACTTTAACGGTCTGAAAAATGGTGGCCAGGTCCATACCGATGGAAAGATTCTTTATGTAATAAAGGTCATATTCGAGCTTGCGAAGCGCATCCTCTGCGGATGCGCCGTAGGGATAACAAATCTGGGCCCAGCCGGTGATTCCGGGCTTTACCACCTGCCGGATGGTATAAAACGGTATCTTTTCGGCAAGCTCAGAGACAAAAACCGGCCGCTCAGGGCGCGGTCCCACAAAGCTCATGTCCCCGCGGATGACGTTTATCAGCTGGGGAAGCTCATCTATCCGGGTTTTGCGGATAAACCCGCCCACCCGGGTGACCCTGCTGTCGCCGGCAGAAGCCCAGACCGGCCCGTCTTTTTCCGCATCATTGTACATGGACCGGAACTTGACAATGTTAAACACCCGGCCGTTTTGCCCCACCCTTTCCTGTCGGTAAAAAGCGCCTCCGGGCGATTCAAATTTTACAGCAAGTGCTGTCAAAAGAAAAACCGGGGAAGATACAACCAGCAGACCGGCTGCTGCAAAGATATCCATTAACCGCTTTAGTGTCCGCGTCAGGCGGCCTACATAAAAGCCTTCTGAAAACAGCAGCCAGGATGGATTGACTCTTTCAACCATGATTTTTCCGGTGAGTTTTTCGTAAAACCCCATTGCATCAAGGATCTCAATGCCCATGAATTTATACTGAATCAGATCGCCCATGGGCATGGTGCCACGCCTTTCATCCAGGGCCAGCACGATTTTTTCAACATCCCTGTTTGCGCAAAGCGGATAAAGTTCTTTGACCTCCTGGTAAACCGGCTGACCCCCGCTGGCGACCGGGGATTGCGGGTTTCCCACGAAAGCCACGATCCTGTGACCCGAGTCCTTTTTTCCCTCTATGGCCGAAGCCACCTGGCTGGCAAACCGGCCGGTTCCCACCAGGGCCACCGGCTGATCGAATATCCTGTGCTCCAGCAGCCTGAAATAAGTAAACCGCCAGATCAGAATCACCAGGCCCACTGCAAACAGCCCGGTCCAGAAGACCCGGGTGGAAATAATAAGCGCCGGGAACAGGTAATAAATAAACGCCAGCACGATGCATCCGAGTCCGAAGGTTTGGAGCACCTTGAGCATATGGTCCGGGAACCTGGGGATAATCGTGTGGTCATAAAGGTCAAAGAAATAAAAACAGAGCTGGAACACAAAGGTGACCACAAGCGCCCGGAAAACATACACCCCGATAAATTCCCGGTACTCGGCCGCACCGGCCCAGGACAGAAAGACTGCGTTTATGATTAGAAAAATAAGCGCTCCCTCGCTTAAAACAAACAAAATATTGCGCCAGGGATAATATTTTTGAAGAATGTAGGGCATAGCTATATACTGGAAACTATATACTGGAAACTAGAAATAAGGAAAACATCCTTTTTATAGTTCCATAAGTTCTTGCCATTTTCGCCATTTAGGGATATCAGCGTTTTTGTTGTTAACCTAATAACCCTTGTACGAGTACCTGTGATAGCCGTATCCGTGTCCCATCCTCCGGTCGAGGAAGTCTTCCATGGTGTTTTCCGGAAAGGCGTTAAACACGACGCCGTAGATCTTTTCCCTGCCAAGGGCTTCCACGAATTTTTTTATGTCCTCTTTTTTTGAAGCCCCGTAGCGGACCACCAGAATTACACCGTCAATGCGCTTTGCCAGCACACTTGTTTCCGATGCGATCACATCAGGCGGGCTGTCAAACAGGACAATGCGGTCCGGGTAGCGCTCTGCCATCTCGTCTATGAGTGCTGCCATCCGGGTGGATGAGAGCATTTCCGCGGGATTTTTCGGGGGCTGGCCGCTGGCCAGCAGGGAAAGCTTGGGCTGTCCGGTTTTTCTGATAAGCAGGGAAAGATCCGCCTGTTCCCGGAGATGGTCTGCAAGGCCGGTTTCGTTTGAAAGCCCGAAGAGCCCTGCCAGGGTGGGGTTCCTGAAATCGCAGTCCACCATCATGGCGTGATGTTCCATTCCCCGGGCCAGGGCCACGCCCAGGTTTGCGCAGACAAAACCCTTTCCCTCGTGGGGAACCGTGCTTGTCACCAAAAGCGTTTTGGGGGGGCTGCCGGATGCGGGATACACGATCGATGACCTGAGACGCCGGAAACTTTCAAAATATTCCGATTTCGGGTCTGCGGAAAGCTGCAGCCGCCTGTCCCAGCGCTCCCTGACAAAATCCGCGGCCGGTTCCGGGGCCGGCGATGTCTGCTCCCGCCCGGATGTATTTTCTTCTGCCGGCTGCCCCGGCTCAGGCCCGGAAGTGATGCGGCTCATTTTGGGGCCTGGCTGATCAGCGGATTTTTCCAGCGCTTTTGAAAATTTTCCCATGTTATTTGTCCTGATGCTGATTGTTCATGTAAATGCTCTTACTGTTTCGGATTTCGGTATTGGGATTTATATAATGATATCTCCCTGCAGCCAGAAATACAGCGCTGCTGCAGAAAGGGCGACAAGCCAGGCTGCCAGTCCAAAATACCATGCAGCGTTTTTGATCCTGTTGCGCTTTTGTTCCTTTCTTGTGACAATCAGGGGAAGGGCACATACCACCGGCACACCCAATTCTGCCTCGATTTCATTTGCCCTTTTAAAGGAGGTGTCCATGAGATCTACTCCCAGAACCAATCCTGCGCCTGCAGCAAGCCCCATGGCAAGGCAGACCAGCAGGATTTTTGAAAAAGTCCCCTTCATGGGGGTTCTGGGCGTATAGGCCGAATCCACGATTTTAAACTGGCTTCCCTTCTGACGTGCCTCCAGGCTCTGGGAGGCGTCTGCAGAAAGGCTCTGGGCAAGAAGCTTGTCATGATATTCCTTTAACTTGCCATAATCCCGGGTCAGGGCCGACCATTCGGCTTCCCTTTTCGGGGCCGCCTCGATCCATTGCTCGTATTTCGCAATTTTCTTCCTGATCTCTTCGGCTTCCCTGCGCTTGTCCTTCAGGCTGGCATCGATTTTTTTTAACTGAGCGGCAAGCTGTCCGGCCCTGCTGTCCGGAATACCGGAGCCGGCCTCTTGATCCTGGCCGCCTGCAGCCATTTCCCCCTGTTCTGATTCAAGCTGTTCTATCCGCTTTTTCAGACGCTTTACCGCAGGGTGGTCGTCTTTGTAGCGGGTCAAAAGCTGCTGAAGCCTGTTTCGCGCTGCGGCAAGGCTGTTTTGTTCCTCCCCGGCGCCTTCGGCTTCAAAATCTCCGGAGTTGCCGGATTTTTTCTGGATTTTCCGGCGGAGATCAAGCTGCTCGGCCACCAGAAATCGGGTATTTTCCAGTTCATTAATATTGCCCTGAACCGCCTGGTACTGCTCCTGCAGCGCGTTTAAACGGCTCATGTTGGCGCTGCGCTGCTCGGGCATCTCGTTGTAATGTTTCTGTTTATAATCCCGCATCTGGGCTTCCTGCCTGTTTAACTTCTCCTTGGCCATCTCCAGCTCATCCTGGATATAGCTGGCGGTTTCACTGGCTCTTTCCTCCCTTAACTGCAGGTTTTCTTCTATAAACCGGGCCGCCAGCGAATTGGTAACCCGCACCACCCTGCGGGGGTCAGGCCCCTTGAAAGAAACGGTAAAAACACTGCCCCTGTCTTTTTCCAGCCTTACGACAATGTCTTTTTCCCGCATTTGCTCAATCACGTCTTCAATGGGAACTTCCTGCCGCATCCCCGAATACAGGTCATTTTCTTTGATGATTTTTTCCAGGCTGTTTCGGCTCAACACCTGCTGGCTTATGGTCTTTACCATCTCATCGAATTGTCTTTTATCGTCTCCCATAGACCTGGATACGTTGATCCGCTGCTGCTGGTACATGATAGAGGCTCTGGATTGGTAAATTTCCGGCTGGGAGATATAATAAAACAGTCCCGCGGAGACCGCCAGCAGAACGCAGGCGGAAATAAACTTGTGGCGGCTGAAGATCAGGTTGAGGTATCTCTTGAAAATTTCCTGCTGGGGCTGTTCTTTTTCCATTTAGAAAATGTTCCTGTTTTGAAAATCGATGGTGTTTTGATTCAACTTACTGCCACCGGAATAAATCCTTTTCCGCGGAAATTCCGATGCTGCCGCGGTGGTCCACATAATTGTCTCTTTCAATATCCGAATTGTTATCAACAAAGCTATATTTCCCGTAGAGCCTGTACCAGCGGGAAAATGCCCATGACAGGCCGGCTGAAGCCACAAATCTTTGCTCATCTGCGCTTGGCTCGCGCTCCAGGTATGTGTCATCCCGGTAGCGGATATCAACGTTGATCGTAAGGTCCCGGAGCAGGGTCCGGTCCATACCGGTGGCTGCGGTCCAGTAGCGGGAAAGGCCCAGATTGTCGACTCCTGTGTACTCCCTGGCATCCAGCCCGCTTTCGGCGCTGAAATACCAGGAGGTTCTCCGCCAGCTTTTTTCCATTTCCCCCCTGAGATACAGCGCATCTTCATCTGAAAAAAACTCCCGCTCCACCCTGGACGCCCCGGCATTCACACTCAGGTTGAGGCTGGGGGAATACTGGGTGTCTATGCCCATCGAAGCGGTATAGACCTCGTAGTCATTGGGCTCTTCATCATAGTCGCTGTGCGTATACCCGAGATGACCGAAAATCCGGGTTTTCCGGGTTAGCCTGTAATACAGATAAAAGTCCCCGGAATTTGTGGTCAGGTCTTCGGACAGGGCGGATTCATCGGGCTCGTCAAAATCGCCCCTGGAAAAGTTGTAATTGAGTCCCGCCTCCCACTGGTGATTGATCCGGTGGTTAACAGAGGCATACGGAGAATGCCGGACATAATCGGAATACTGATCGTCGCTGTTTTCCAGCACCCGGTTGCGATAGCCGATTTTCAGCACCCTTTCCCTGCCGTAGGTGTAGGCAGCAGCTGCGGAAAAGCTGTTGCTCCAGTAGGTCCGCCGCCCACGCCGGTCTGATATCTCAATCTCGCTCTCTGTGGTTTCGTCTGTTTCGTAAGGATCCTGGGTTCTGACAAAATTGTCACTGAAGTTCAGTGTCAAACTCTTTGATGCCTGGACATCATATCGCGCAGAAGCATAGTGATCTGTCCGCACGTCATCTGTTAAATAGCTGTAAACAAAGCCTGGGGAATATCCGAGGGAAAAATTCGAGCGCCGGCTTTTCAGGGTATAATCAAGGCTCGGGGACAAAGTGGTGGTTGATTCATCCACCTCATTATCCGGTTCCCGGTTGATATTGGAATCATATCCGTGCTCCAGGGAAATCCCGCCGCGAAGAGTGCTTTCAGCAAGGGCTGCAGATGCGTACAGCAATAAAAAGACAAAAACCAGGGGCAGCGTCCTGCCCTGTTTTCCCAGGGAAATCATCTCAATTATTTCCTTTTGTTTTAGGGGATTACAATTGTGTCCCCGGGCTGGATAACCGCATTCCGCCCTTCGGCCTCATCCTTTAAGAACTTGTCATAATTGAAATAAGAAACGCTTTCCTCTTCTTCGCCCGGACCGCTTACAATCATGATCCGGTCTTTTTTGGCCCACTCGCCAAAACCCCCGGCCCTGGCGATGGCCTGGATCACCGTGACCGGACGGGTGATGGAATACTCTCCGGGACTGGCTACCTGGCCGAGCACGTAGTAGACTTTGCTCCTGCTTTCTGCAAGAATCACGGTAACTTCCGGATCTTCCAAAAAGCGCCCCAGTTTTGCCGTTATTCTTTCGGCAAGCTCTGCAGGCGTTGCCCCCGCGGCCTCGACCTCTCCTGCAAGGGGCAGGGAAATATTGCCGTCGATTCTGACAAATACACCCCTGGAAAGCTCCGATTCACTGTACACCATGACGTCGAGAACATCTCCGGCGCCAATGATATACTGCCCCGATGATGCCCCCGCCTCCGCGTTTTGTTGGGCTCCAGCCTGCGGGGTGCTGATCAGGCACAGCGCCAGAAACAGAAAAATCATACTTTTCAGGCGTCCTGATAAAACCATGGGCCATCCTCCCTTTCCCTGATGTAGAAAAGATTGAAAATTCGTTTGACCAACTTTAACTGCTGTATGCACTCAATGCAATTACCGCTCCGGGCCGATGCCGGAACAAAAAAATCTTTTTGATTCTGTTTGCTCCTGACTGGGGATGGAATTAAGGTTGATTTTAAGAAAACGAAAATCAAGAAACCTGGCATTATTTCTGCAGAATATATTATAAAAGAAAACCTTCATTAAAGTAAATTAAAAACTTGCATGCACTGAACCCTGTAAACAAAGGCTGACATTGTTATGAAATTTTATCAAAAGAGCTCCTGTTTTGCAACATTGTGTCTTTTCATTGTGATCATCGTGTCCGGCTGCAGTTCTCCTGAGGGAAAAAAGATCGAACATTATAATAAGGGCATGAAGTATTCCGAGGAAGAAAACTACAATTCAGCCGTAATCGAATTTCGCAATGCCGTCAAAATTGATCCCAGGTTTGCAGATGCCCGCTATCAGCTGGGGCTTGCGTATTTGGAGACAGGCCAGCCGGCAAGGGCTTTTCGGGAGCTGCAAAGGGCGGCAAGCCTGGATCCTGAAAACACGGACGCCCTGATGAAAACCGCGGAAATGTATCTTATGTCCCGGCATCCGGACGAGGCCAGGCAAACGGTGAAACAGGTCCTTGAAACCGAAAAAGACCATCCCGGCGCTCTGGCCTTAATGGCCCAGCTCGAACTTGTGGACAACAACCTTGATGCGGCCGAAAGCCTGATTGCAAAGGCGCTTGAAAAGAAACCCGAAGAAAGCCGGTATCACATTATCAAAGCCAGGGTAATGGGCCGGCAGGAGCGCATGGAAGAAGCCGGCCAGGCCCTGGAAAAAGCCGTTGAACTCGATCCTGACATCACTGCCCTGACAGAGCTCGCATCTTTCTACAGAAGCCGGGGTCTGCAGGACAAGGCTGAAGAAACCATAAAAAAACTGGCTGGATTGGATCCGGACAGTTCTGAACCCTACCTGGAACTGGCAAAATTCTACCTGTCTCTGGGAGAAATGGAAAAGGCAGAGGAAAATTTTCTGGCGGCTGTTGAAAAAAATCCTGATTCGCCGCACGTCCATACCCTGCTGGGCAATTTCTACCGCGGTATCCGGGAGCTTGAAAAAGCAGAGAAGGCATATGTCCAGGCGGTTGAAAAATCAGAACAGGCAGACGATGCAATGGCAAAACTGGCCGACTTCTACTATGAGACGGGCAGAATGGAGCAGGCATCTGAAATGGCCGGCAAAGCGCTTTCGATCAATAAGGGCCACCCTCTTGCCAGCCTGGTCCAGGCCAGGCTTCTCATCCGGGAGGGTAGAAACCCGGATGCCCTCCGGATAGCCGAACGCCTCACCGAAGATTACCCCAAAATGGGGATGGCCCATTACGTAAAGGCCAGGGCCCGTCTGAATCTGGGGGATACAAAGCTTTCGTTCAGCTCCGCGGAAGAGGCGCTCAAGTTATCCCCGAATCGTTCAGAGGCCTGGGCGCTCATGGCTCAGCACATGCTGATGAAAAGGGACGAAGAAGAAGCAAAAGAGCATGCAGGCAGGGCGCTTAAGCTCGATCCCGGAAATATCCGCGCTGCTGTTATTTTGGGCAAATCCTTTTTGGCCGCCGGCGAGACCGACAATGCCGCAGCCCTTTTTGAGGAAATCAACCGGCAGATTCCTGAAAACCCCGAGATCCTGTATAATCTGGCAAATGTTTATATGGCGCAGGAAAATGCGGACCAGGCCATTGAAACCCTGGAAAAACTTCTTTCAGTACGGCCGGGATTTAACCCGGCGCTGGGCATGCTTGCCGGTATTTATCTCCGGCAGGGCAGGGCCGATCTTGCGGTTTCCAGGGCTGAAAAGCAGGTGGAGATTGCCCCGGAGAGCGTGGAAAATCTCATGCTGCTGGCACGGCTTTACGACAGGGTTGAAAATGCTCCTGACAGGGCACTGGAACTGCTGGAGCGGGCCAGGGAGGCGGACCCTGAAAATCCGGGGATTTACGCGGCCTCAGCGCAAATACTGGCCCGTACCGGCCGGATCGATGAAGCCATAAAATCTTACAGGGAGGCAACTGAAAAAGATCCGGGTTTTGTTGCCGGCCATATGGCCCTGGGCACCCTGCTGGAGCAGACAGGCGATATTGAAGGCGCCAAGGCTGCTTACAAAAATGCTCTTGAAGAAAAACCGGATTTTGCCGCTGCAGCCAACAACCTGGCATGGCTTATGGCAAACGAATCAGAGCCGGATCTGGGCGAGGCCATGCGCCTGGCCATGAGTGCCAAGGAAGCCTTTCCGGATGATCCGTTTATTGCAGACACACTCGGGTGGGTGCATTACAAGAGGGGGTCTTACGGACTGGCCCTGACCCAGTTCAGCACTGCAGTTGAAAAAAGGCCTGACCTTCCGATCCTGCGATATCACCTGGCCCTTGCACTCTACAAAGACGGGCAGAAACAAGCTGCGGAAAAGGCGCTTTCAGAGTGCCTGGCATCTGAGCAGCAATTCCCTGAACGCGAAAAAGCCAGAGAGCTTCTCCAAAAGATCCGGGGAGAAACCGGATAAGCGGTGCTGAAAGCCAAAGGGGCGAACACTGTGTGTCCGCCCCTTTGGTGTTTTTTGTGTCCCGGCAGTTGATATCCAGGGTCACATGGCCTTGTCCATTATTATGGGGAAAGACTAAAGCTCATGTAGCCCACCGCTTCAGTTATATGCTTCACTTCACTGTCTTTGGACTGTTCCTCGTCAATTAACACTTCTACTCCGCCTGCGTTTTTGTTTTGCCATCTGACGTTGGCGGTATCCCTGCCGTCTT
The Desulfosalsimonas propionicica DNA segment above includes these coding regions:
- a CDS encoding XrtA system polysaccharide deacetylase; this encodes MKNFLTIDVEDYFQVAAFADIVSPDNWDSMEQRVSAPVERLLQTLDKHGVKATFFIVGWTAEKHPGIVRAIAAHGHEIGCHSYWHRKVYEMAPEAFRADTRRARQVLENLSGRNITAYRAPSYSITAKSMWAIDILKEEGFTADSSIFPIVHDMYGIPDAPRFRYELPQKGIEEFPLSTAVIFGRRIPVSGGGYFRLFPYWFTKTALKRINRQENQPFVFYIHPWELDPGQPRFKNARLLSRFRHYNNLGKTRERFERLLSDFDFIPLPSKNSRGNP
- a CDS encoding PilZ domain-containing protein, which encodes MDDTSENGPHAGCPHFLHNMQACGLHTDGIYLPPRAHVLTFCLTPHYKKCTTYENYCFFQENESDPSSGDGAGRRRFARIAGRRQVRLRSCDDLGIVTGAFEEKATTVDYSRGGMRIITEKAIPRDSFVLFDFGEDFLIPGLQGVAELSWHRPYPNNSRRFEAGLTFKDHFSGAALALELEK
- a CDS encoding sigma-54 interaction domain-containing protein; its protein translation is MQKALSDPQKEVLRLAHNNRALFDLLPDMLFIIKDDFIIEHMNHAAIKRFGKKDGSSCHQVISGSGTPCDLDLCPLGCRDTEKNHGQVSERKLNDDFYVEYVHIPFQGYRQDRLFLLILRDITQKKKQKLELEKYSKNIEQVLKEKIAILRESEKEREQLSHELNHLKKETERLTSSDSQMLGDSKPIRELREMIYQVAASSATILITGESGTGKELVADLLYKHSDRADKPYLKFNCAAVTETLLESDLFGYEKGAFTGANAARKGKFEEADGGTIFLDEIGAISPRMQTALLRVLQDGEVIRVGSNHSISVEVRVIAATNSDLAAEVKAGRFREDLYYRLNVINLRQVPLRERKEDIVLLATNFLVKYRERFKKEVTYLPNSVVETLLAYDWPGNVRELENVIQRAVLMSKNGMITPGHLGIGLNGSPGKAGGSSSTPESTPFTSRSLKESVRLFEAEVIAGAVKEHDGKMDEVARQLGVSKTTLYDKLKLYNLTPKQLLKD
- a CDS encoding PEP-CTERM sorting domain-containing protein; translated protein: MKQIKVSKIILSFSLLLFLALPQSALALSIDAYQVGVDDTAITDWLSNYGSSKVVEDFEGATPGWYQSLGTNIGTFSITENTLPGTGNTSYNVKVENSNEPFFEIRNYDADGRFNTTPESGGEGYLDSADITEIKLALDSGYRALYFYMTDPGDVGAFTSTSADGVTKTIGPGQDNASLWFVGIDAGLDNISTITWSTNDHTNDGFGLDGFTRVPEPATLLLFGAGLAGLAGFARRRKFNKS
- a CDS encoding TIGR03013 family XrtA/PEP-CTERM system glycosyltransferase, producing MPYILQKYYPWRNILFVLSEGALIFLIINAVFLSWAGAAEYREFIGVYVFRALVVTFVFQLCFYFFDLYDHTIIPRFPDHMLKVLQTFGLGCIVLAFIYYLFPALIISTRVFWTGLFAVGLVILIWRFTYFRLLEHRIFDQPVALVGTGRFASQVASAIEGKKDSGHRIVAFVGNPQSPVASGGQPVYQEVKELYPLCANRDVEKIVLALDERRGTMPMGDLIQYKFMGIEILDAMGFYEKLTGKIMVERVNPSWLLFSEGFYVGRLTRTLKRLMDIFAAAGLLVVSSPVFLLTALAVKFESPGGAFYRQERVGQNGRVFNIVKFRSMYNDAEKDGPVWASAGDSRVTRVGGFIRKTRIDELPQLINVIRGDMSFVGPRPERPVFVSELAEKIPFYTIRQVVKPGITGWAQICYPYGASAEDALRKLEYDLYYIKNLSIGMDLATIFQTVKVVLFQKGAR
- a CDS encoding polysaccharide biosynthesis tyrosine autokinase, translated to MGKFSKALEKSADQPGPKMSRITSGPEPGQPAEENTSGREQTSPAPEPAADFVRERWDRRLQLSADPKSEYFESFRRLRSSIVYPASGSPPKTLLVTSTVPHEGKGFVCANLGVALARGMEHHAMMVDCDFRNPTLAGLFGLSNETGLADHLREQADLSLLIRKTGQPKLSLLASGQPPKNPAEMLSSTRMAALIDEMAERYPDRIVLFDSPPDVIASETSVLAKRIDGVILVVRYGASKKEDIKKFVEALGREKIYGVVFNAFPENTMEDFLDRRMGHGYGYHRYSYKGY